In one window of Romboutsia hominis DNA:
- a CDS encoding phosphoribosylformylglycinamidine synthase, with product MLDTISLESSVRRIFVEKRPGFDLEAKALKKDLIESLHIKGIESIRILNRYDIEGIDYEVYKKVAQTVFSEPNLDIVYHETLDVTNSDETKERIFAIEYLPGQYDQRGDWASQCIQIVNQGIRPTINTAKVYIFSGNISDENFNRIKEYCINPVDSREASLEKPESLKIESEIPIEVEVLNGFIELTIDGLKEFLNSNGLAMTLGDLEHIQNYFRDTEKRNPTITEIKVLDTYWSDHCRHTTFMTEIEDVKIEDGKYTDIVKEAYDMYLNSRNKVYVDRQKDVCLMDIATIAMKELRKDGKLEDLDVSEEINACSINVDVEIDGKVEPYLVMFKNETHNHPTEIEPFGGSATCLGGAIRDPLSGRSYVYQAMRVTGSADPRTTLENTLPGKLMQRKITRDAAHGYSSYGNQIGLTTGQVAEVYDEDFVAKRMEIGAVIAAVPKENVIRETPKSGDIVILLGGKTGRDGCGGATGSSKEHSEKSLTTCSAEVQKGDAPNERKIQRFFRNKEVAQMIKRCNDFGAGGVCVAIGEVADSIDINLNLVPKKYDGLDGTEIAISESQERMAVVVESKNKEKFIELARKENLEATHVATVTDSGYMRMFWNDKAIVNISRNFLETNGVKQTTKVHVDKVDEEKPYFRSIRNEEACELVVDEDISIKERFINVLSDLNVCSQKGLVERFDNTIGSNTVLMPFGGKYQATPAQGMVAKIPVLGGETNTSTIMTYGYNPKIGKWSPFHGALYAVVESVCKVVAIGGNYSSIRLTLQEYFEKLGDNPTKWGKPFAALLGAYYAQNRLEIPAIGGKDSMSGTFKDINVPPTLVSFAVDTVDAEKVVSSEFKKSNSQVVMLCTDKLENGVVNFDLLKKNLNKVTELIHNKQVLSTYALGDGGISEAISKMAFGNKIGFKFEQGVTNLFETGYGNIIFELSQNDLSILEGYNYIVLGTTIEEEKIFIENEEICLDELYKAHCNTLESIFPTKSVEIKGKVETISFASQDKYKKSSIAVAKPRVFIPTFPGTNCEYDSARAFEKAGAKANIEVFRNLTYKDIEESIDTIVKEIRKSQIIMLPGGFSAGDEPDGSGKFIATVFRNERVKEAVNEFLTKQDGLMLGICNGFQALIKLGLVPYGEIRDTSVDAPTLTYNDIGRHQAKVVRTRIASNKSPWLSGTEIGDIHSIAISHGEGKFVASEEVMKELIANGQIATQYVDFDNNPTYDIEFNPNGSFYAVEGITSADGRILGKMGHSERVGNHVMKNILGEKEQRIFESGVNYFK from the coding sequence ATGTTAGATACTATAAGTTTAGAGTCAAGTGTTAGAAGAATATTTGTAGAAAAAAGGCCAGGATTCGATCTTGAAGCTAAAGCTTTAAAAAAGGATTTAATAGAAAGCTTACATATAAAGGGAATAGAAAGTATAAGAATTTTAAATAGATATGATATAGAAGGAATAGATTATGAAGTATATAAAAAAGTAGCTCAAACAGTATTCTCAGAGCCAAATTTAGATATTGTTTATCATGAAACATTAGATGTTACAAATAGTGATGAAACAAAGGAAAGAATATTTGCTATAGAATATTTGCCAGGGCAGTATGACCAAAGAGGGGATTGGGCAAGTCAATGTATTCAAATAGTCAATCAAGGAATAAGACCAACTATAAATACAGCTAAAGTATATATATTTAGTGGAAATATAAGTGATGAAAATTTTAATAGAATAAAAGAATATTGTATAAATCCTGTAGATAGTAGAGAGGCATCATTAGAAAAGCCAGAGTCATTAAAAATAGAAAGTGAAATACCCATAGAAGTAGAAGTGCTAAATGGATTTATAGAATTAACAATAGATGGACTAAAAGAGTTTTTAAATAGTAATGGATTAGCAATGACATTAGGTGATTTAGAACATATACAAAATTATTTTAGAGATACAGAAAAAAGAAATCCAACCATAACGGAAATAAAAGTACTAGATACATATTGGTCAGATCATTGTAGACATACTACTTTTATGACAGAAATAGAAGATGTAAAAATAGAAGATGGTAAATATACAGATATAGTAAAAGAAGCTTATGATATGTATCTTAATTCAAGAAATAAGGTTTATGTAGATAGACAAAAAGATGTATGTCTAATGGATATAGCGACAATAGCTATGAAAGAATTAAGAAAAGATGGTAAGTTAGAAGATTTAGATGTAAGTGAAGAAATAAATGCTTGTAGCATAAACGTAGATGTTGAGATAGATGGTAAAGTCGAACCATACTTAGTAATGTTTAAAAACGAAACACACAATCATCCAACAGAGATAGAGCCTTTTGGTGGATCAGCTACATGCTTAGGTGGAGCAATAAGAGACCCATTATCAGGAAGAAGCTATGTATATCAAGCAATGCGTGTTACAGGAAGTGCAGACCCTAGAACAACCTTAGAAAATACACTACCTGGAAAGCTTATGCAAAGAAAAATAACTCGTGATGCAGCTCATGGATATAGTTCCTATGGTAACCAAATAGGATTAACAACAGGCCAAGTTGCTGAAGTCTATGATGAGGACTTTGTTGCTAAAAGAATGGAAATAGGTGCAGTTATAGCAGCAGTTCCAAAGGAAAATGTAATTAGAGAAACTCCAAAAAGTGGAGATATAGTAATACTTCTTGGAGGAAAAACAGGAAGAGATGGATGTGGAGGAGCAACGGGCTCATCTAAAGAGCATAGTGAAAAATCTTTAACTACTTGTAGTGCTGAAGTTCAAAAAGGAGATGCTCCAAATGAAAGAAAAATACAAAGATTCTTCAGAAACAAAGAAGTAGCTCAAATGATAAAAAGATGTAACGACTTTGGAGCTGGCGGAGTTTGCGTTGCTATAGGAGAGGTTGCAGATAGCATAGATATTAATTTAAATTTAGTTCCTAAAAAATATGATGGACTTGACGGTACTGAAATAGCTATATCAGAGTCTCAAGAACGTATGGCAGTAGTTGTTGAATCTAAAAATAAAGAAAAATTTATAGAATTAGCAAGAAAAGAAAATTTAGAGGCTACTCATGTAGCTACAGTTACAGACAGTGGATATATGAGAATGTTCTGGAATGACAAAGCGATAGTAAATATAAGTAGAAACTTCCTAGAAACTAATGGGGTTAAACAGACTACAAAAGTACATGTAGATAAGGTAGATGAAGAAAAGCCATACTTTAGAAGTATAAGAAATGAAGAAGCTTGTGAATTAGTAGTAGATGAAGATATAAGTATAAAAGAAAGATTTATAAATGTATTATCAGATTTAAATGTATGCTCACAAAAAGGATTAGTTGAAAGATTTGATAACACAATAGGTTCAAATACAGTATTAATGCCATTTGGAGGAAAGTATCAAGCAACACCAGCTCAAGGTATGGTAGCAAAAATACCTGTACTTGGTGGAGAAACTAATACATCGACTATAATGACTTATGGATATAATCCAAAGATAGGAAAATGGAGTCCATTCCATGGAGCACTATATGCAGTAGTAGAATCTGTGTGTAAAGTTGTGGCTATTGGGGGTAACTATAGTTCGATTAGGCTTACTTTACAAGAATATTTCGAAAAGCTTGGGGATAACCCAACTAAATGGGGTAAGCCATTTGCAGCACTTTTAGGTGCATATTATGCTCAAAATAGACTAGAAATACCTGCAATAGGAGGAAAAGACAGTATGTCTGGGACATTTAAAGATATAAATGTTCCACCAACATTAGTATCATTTGCTGTTGATACTGTGGATGCAGAAAAGGTAGTATCTTCAGAGTTTAAGAAAAGTAATTCACAAGTTGTTATGTTATGCACAGATAAACTAGAAAATGGTGTGGTTAACTTTGATTTACTAAAGAAAAATTTAAATAAAGTAACAGAACTTATACACAATAAGCAGGTCTTATCAACATATGCACTAGGAGATGGTGGAATAAGTGAAGCTATAAGTAAGATGGCATTTGGTAATAAAATAGGATTTAAATTTGAACAAGGAGTTACGAACCTATTTGAAACAGGGTATGGAAATATAATTTTCGAATTATCTCAAAATGATTTAAGTATATTAGAAGGATATAATTATATAGTCCTAGGTACTACAATAGAAGAAGAAAAAATATTTATTGAAAATGAAGAAATATGTTTAGATGAATTATACAAAGCTCATTGTAATACTTTAGAGTCTATATTCCCAACAAAATCAGTAGAAATAAAAGGTAAAGTAGAGACTATAAGTTTTGCTTCTCAAGATAAATATAAAAAATCTTCTATAGCAGTTGCTAAGCCAAGGGTATTTATACCTACATTCCCGGGAACAAACTGTGAATATGATTCAGCTAGGGCATTTGAAAAAGCTGGAGCAAAGGCAAATATAGAAGTATTTAGGAACTTAACATATAAAGACATAGAAGAATCTATAGATACTATAGTAAAAGAAATACGAAAGTCTCAGATAATAATGTTACCTGGAGGATTTAGTGCAGGTGATGAACCAGACGGTTCTGGTAAATTTATAGCTACAGTATTTAGAAATGAGAGAGTAAAAGAAGCTGTAAATGAATTTTTAACTAAACAAGATGGATTAATGCTAGGAATATGTAATGGATTCCAAGCTCTTATAAAACTTGGATTAGTGCCATATGGAGAAATAAGGGATACATCAGTAGATGCACCAACACTTACTTACAATGATATAGGAAGGCATCAAGCTAAAGTGGTAAGAACAAGAATAGCATCAAACAAGTCGCCTTGGCTATCAGGAACAGAGATAGGAGATATTCATAGTATAGCAATATCTCATGGAGAAGGTAAATTTGTAGCTAGTGAAGAAGTTATGAAAGAACTAATAGCTAATGGGCAAATAGCTACTCAATATGTAGATTTTGATAACAATCCTACTTATGATATAGAGTTTAATCCAAATGGCTCATTCTATGCAGTAGAAGGAATAACTAGTGCTGATGGAAGAATACTTGGTAAGATGGGTCACTCTGAAAGAGTTGGCAACCATGTAATGAAAAATATATTAGGAGAAAAAGAACAAAGAATATTTGAAAGTGGAGTAAATTACTTTAAATAA
- a CDS encoding MATE family efflux transporter, whose product MKIEQVLNVPIHKVWAKFVIASVIGVVLNTIYTMVDGIFVGQGVGEVGLASVNIVWPAVTVIVGTGLMIGIGSSSIIAIYIGKQDKESAQKCLGISVTSIVLIGAIIMILGFMFREPILKMLGAEKDTIENARDYYSVIYLITIPYLFSTALNPIVRADGRPQLSMMMIGIGAICNIILDWVFVMKLGYGVKGAAMATSASIFISTVVSLYYFVKGNANIKIKKEYLKIDVSILKEILKIGFVSFAIQLSYGIILFVQNKTMYLYGNTVDVAIYTVATYINCFLVNTCMGISQGLQPLIGYHYGANKIKRMRQLLYITIGVCAIGGTLVYIGINSFGRELIQIFGISSENIEFAYSEILIYCLGSPVIGIIFAMSGYYQAIGKNIYANILSIGRGFLFQFILTMILPPIIGVRGVFLSLPLAELITLTILGMILTIEKYKNHKSFKYKNSNLEQIM is encoded by the coding sequence ATGAAAATAGAACAAGTTCTAAATGTGCCAATACATAAAGTATGGGCAAAATTTGTAATTGCATCTGTTATTGGCGTTGTACTAAATACTATCTACACTATGGTAGATGGTATATTTGTAGGTCAAGGAGTGGGAGAAGTAGGTCTTGCAAGTGTTAATATAGTCTGGCCAGCTGTAACTGTTATAGTTGGAACTGGTCTTATGATAGGGATTGGGTCAAGTAGCATAATTGCCATATATATTGGAAAACAAGATAAAGAAAGTGCTCAAAAGTGTTTAGGAATATCTGTAACATCCATAGTATTAATAGGCGCTATAATTATGATTTTAGGGTTTATGTTTAGAGAACCGATACTTAAGATGCTAGGTGCAGAAAAAGATACTATAGAAAATGCAAGAGATTATTATAGTGTAATTTACTTAATAACCATACCATATTTGTTTTCAACAGCGTTAAATCCAATAGTAAGAGCAGATGGTAGACCACAGTTATCAATGATGATGATAGGAATAGGTGCTATTTGTAATATTATATTAGACTGGGTATTTGTTATGAAACTTGGATATGGGGTTAAGGGTGCTGCTATGGCAACTAGCGCCAGTATATTTATATCAACAGTTGTATCATTATACTACTTTGTAAAAGGGAACGCTAATATAAAGATTAAGAAAGAGTATTTAAAAATAGATGTAAGTATATTAAAAGAAATACTTAAAATAGGATTTGTAAGTTTTGCAATACAGTTATCATATGGAATAATATTATTTGTTCAAAATAAAACAATGTACTTATATGGAAATACAGTAGATGTTGCTATATATACAGTTGCAACTTATATTAATTGCTTCTTAGTTAATACTTGCATGGGTATATCACAAGGTCTACAACCTCTTATAGGGTATCATTATGGAGCGAACAAAATAAAAAGAATGAGACAATTACTATATATAACTATTGGGGTATGTGCAATAGGTGGAACATTAGTATATATAGGCATTAACTCATTTGGAAGAGAACTTATACAAATATTTGGAATAAGTAGTGAAAATATAGAATTTGCATATAGCGAAATATTAATATATTGTTTAGGAAGCCCTGTTATAGGTATCATATTTGCGATGAGTGGATATTATCAAGCAATAGGAAAAAATATATATGCTAACATATTGTCAATAGGAAGGGGATTTTTGTTTCAGTTTATATTAACAATGATTTTACCTCCAATAATAGGTGTTAGAGGAGTTTTCTTATCATTACCTTTAGCTGAACTAATTACGTTAACTATACTAGGTATGATTTTAACAATTGAGAAATATAAAAATCACAAGTCATTTAAGTATAAAAATTCAAATTTAGAGCAAATAATGTAG
- the purD gene encoding phosphoribosylamine--glycine ligase yields MKILIIGGGGREHAIAWKLSKEKGIVKIYCAPGNAGISDVAQCIDINDSDIDKLLVFAKENKIDLTVVGPEVPLVKGIVDEFEKCGLRIFGPNKECARLEGSKAFSKDFMVRHNIPTAKYKEYTNIEDAINEIDTFGYPVVIKADGLAAGKGVIIPQNREEAMQTLHEMMSHKKFGEAGNKIVVEEFLKGIETSILAFVDNNTIVPMVSAKDHKKVYNNEEGPNTGGMGTFSPSEIYTDRVAKEIEKEVLLKTLEGFKKDGLDYKGILFIGLMITEEGAKVLEYNVRFGDPETQSVLFRLETDLNNIIEAILNNKLNEIDIVYKKEESVCVMLTSGGYPDNYEKGKVIEGLNKLDDDIVVFHSGTKLIDGKLVTNGGRVLGITSSASTVEEAAKKVYENIERINFEGMHYRTDIGITLCEELS; encoded by the coding sequence ATGAAGATATTAATTATAGGTGGTGGAGGTAGAGAACACGCTATAGCTTGGAAATTAAGTAAAGAAAAAGGTATAGTAAAAATATACTGCGCTCCAGGAAATGCAGGGATTTCAGATGTAGCTCAGTGTATAGATATAAACGATAGTGATATAGATAAACTTTTAGTATTTGCTAAAGAAAATAAGATAGATTTAACGGTAGTAGGACCAGAAGTACCACTTGTAAAAGGAATTGTAGATGAATTTGAAAAGTGTGGACTTAGAATATTTGGACCTAATAAAGAATGTGCTAGGCTTGAAGGAAGTAAAGCTTTTTCTAAAGACTTTATGGTAAGACATAATATACCTACTGCAAAGTATAAAGAGTATACAAATATAGAAGATGCTATAAATGAGATAGACACTTTTGGATATCCAGTAGTAATAAAGGCTGATGGATTAGCTGCTGGAAAAGGTGTTATTATACCACAAAATAGAGAAGAAGCAATGCAGACTTTGCATGAAATGATGAGTCATAAAAAATTTGGGGAAGCTGGTAATAAAATAGTTGTAGAAGAGTTTTTAAAAGGTATAGAAACATCAATATTAGCTTTTGTAGATAATAATACTATAGTTCCTATGGTAAGTGCAAAAGATCACAAAAAAGTATATAACAATGAAGAAGGCCCTAATACTGGTGGAATGGGAACCTTCTCTCCAAGTGAAATATATACAGATAGAGTAGCTAAGGAAATAGAAAAGGAAGTATTGTTAAAAACCTTAGAAGGATTCAAAAAAGATGGATTAGATTACAAAGGTATATTATTTATCGGTCTTATGATAACTGAAGAAGGTGCTAAAGTCCTTGAATATAATGTAAGATTTGGAGATCCAGAAACTCAATCAGTATTATTTAGACTAGAAACAGATTTAAATAATATAATTGAAGCAATATTAAACAATAAATTAAATGAAATAGATATAGTCTATAAAAAAGAAGAGTCTGTTTGTGTGATGCTTACATCTGGAGGATATCCAGATAACTATGAAAAGGGAAAAGTTATAGAAGGTCTTAATAAATTAGATGATGACATAGTAGTGTTTCATAGTGGGACTAAGCTCATAGATGGAAAACTAGTAACTAATGGTGGTAGAGTGTTAGGTATAACCTCTAGTGCATCTACTGTAGAAGAAGCAGCGAAAAAAGTTTATGAAAATATTGAAAGAATAAATTTTGAAGGAATGCACTATAGAACAGATATAGGAATAACATTGTGCGAAGAATTAAGTTAA
- the purM gene encoding phosphoribosylformylglycinamidine cyclo-ligase gives MLTYKQSGVDIDEGNRAVDLIKGKIKSTYDSNVIGDLGNFSGLYSLKDFTTMKEPVLLSSTDGVGTKLKLAQMLDKHDTVGIDLVAMCVNDLICQGAKPLFFLDYIATGKLVAEKVEQIVSGIAKGCKMAGSALIGGETAEMPGMYSDDEYDLAGFSVGIADKEKIVSGKNVKNGDVLIGISSSGVHSNGYSFIRKIFLDTYNYKLEQYIEELGMTLGESLLTPTKIYVKLVLDLINKFEIKSIAHITGGGVIENIPRVIPKDLGIDIKKDSWEKPPIFKMIEGFNSIEERELHKSFNMGIGLVLVVDSERAKEVVNYINTKDQEINIDEKYKGLMKDKAYIIGNVVDTHEGVSLC, from the coding sequence ATGTTAACATATAAGCAATCTGGAGTAGATATAGATGAGGGAAATAGAGCAGTAGATCTTATAAAAGGAAAGATAAAATCTACCTATGACAGCAATGTAATAGGAGATTTAGGAAACTTTAGTGGATTATATAGTTTAAAAGATTTTACAACTATGAAAGAACCAGTGTTGCTATCATCTACAGATGGAGTTGGAACAAAATTAAAGCTAGCCCAAATGTTAGATAAACATGATACGGTTGGAATAGATTTAGTTGCAATGTGTGTTAATGACTTAATATGTCAAGGGGCAAAGCCATTATTTTTCTTAGATTATATAGCTACTGGAAAATTAGTTGCAGAGAAAGTAGAACAGATAGTTTCGGGTATAGCAAAAGGATGTAAGATGGCAGGATCTGCACTTATAGGTGGAGAAACAGCTGAAATGCCAGGTATGTATTCTGATGATGAATATGATTTAGCAGGATTCTCAGTTGGAATAGCTGACAAAGAAAAAATAGTATCTGGTAAAAATGTTAAAAATGGAGATGTGCTTATAGGGATATCATCAAGTGGAGTTCATAGCAATGGATATTCTTTTATAAGAAAGATTTTTTTAGATACATATAATTATAAATTAGAACAGTACATAGAAGAATTAGGGATGACTTTAGGAGAGTCACTTTTAACTCCTACTAAAATATATGTAAAGTTAGTTTTAGATTTAATAAATAAATTTGAAATAAAATCTATAGCTCATATAACAGGTGGAGGAGTTATAGAGAATATACCTAGAGTTATACCAAAAGATTTAGGTATAGATATTAAGAAGGATTCATGGGAAAAACCTCCTATATTCAAAATGATAGAAGGATTTAATTCTATAGAAGAAAGAGAACTTCATAAGAGTTTTAATATGGGAATTGGATTAGTGCTAGTTGTAGATAGTGAAAGAGCAAAAGAAGTTGTAAATTATATAAATACTAAAGATCAAGAAATAAATATAGATGAAAAATATAAGGGACTGATGAAAGATAAAGCATATATAATAGGAAACGTTGTAGACACTCATGAAGGAGTAAGTCTATGTTAA
- the purH gene encoding bifunctional phosphoribosylaminoimidazolecarboxamide formyltransferase/IMP cyclohydrolase, producing the protein MSKRALISVTDKSRVVEFARELNSLGYEVISTGNTFKTLVENGVNSITIEDVTKFPEMLDGRVKTLNPYIHGGILYKRDEKSHIDTVNEYNIGSIDLVAVNLYDFEGTLKAGKNHEQMIENIDIGGPSMIRSAAKNYKDVTIVVDVDDYDMIIEKLKNNDLTLEDRKRLAYKAFSTTARYDALISTYFAEQVGDTYPEILNLTFQKEETLRYGENPHQNGILYTQPNAKNSILNYEQLNGKELSFNNINDLHGCLEVMREFKDSKEVVSVAIKHTNPCGVGIGKDSLEAYKKCYEADKVSIFGGIVGITSTVDAKTARMMNDIFLEIVVAYDYTDEALDILKEKKNLRILKLAKIEKSLQPYDMKYLDGKLLIQDRNNTLAQKCEVVTDVKPSESQLIDMEFGMRVVKNMKSNAIAIVKDGQTLALGCGQTSRIWALKNALENNKDKDFKGAVLASDAFFPFSDCVELAHEYGIDAIVQPGGSMKDQESIDACNKNQMTMVFTGIRHFKH; encoded by the coding sequence ATGAGTAAAAGAGCATTAATAAGTGTGACAGATAAGAGTAGAGTAGTAGAATTTGCTAGAGAGCTAAATAGTCTAGGATATGAAGTTATATCTACAGGTAATACATTTAAAACACTAGTAGAAAATGGAGTAAATTCTATAACTATAGAAGATGTAACAAAATTTCCTGAAATGTTAGACGGAAGAGTTAAAACATTAAATCCATATATACATGGAGGGATACTTTATAAGAGAGATGAAAAATCACATATAGATACAGTAAACGAGTACAATATAGGATCGATAGATTTAGTAGCAGTCAATTTATATGACTTTGAAGGAACATTAAAAGCAGGAAAAAATCATGAACAGATGATAGAGAACATAGATATTGGTGGACCATCTATGATACGTTCAGCAGCTAAAAACTATAAAGATGTAACAATCGTAGTAGATGTAGATGATTACGATATGATAATAGAAAAACTAAAAAATAATGATTTAACTTTAGAAGATAGAAAAAGATTAGCATACAAGGCTTTCTCTACAACGGCTAGATATGATGCACTTATATCAACTTACTTTGCAGAGCAAGTAGGAGATACTTATCCTGAAATATTAAACTTAACATTCCAAAAAGAAGAAACTTTAAGATATGGCGAAAATCCACATCAAAATGGTATTTTATATACTCAACCAAATGCTAAAAATTCAATATTAAATTATGAACAATTAAATGGAAAAGAGCTTTCATTTAACAATATAAATGATTTACATGGATGTTTGGAGGTAATGAGGGAGTTTAAAGATAGTAAAGAAGTTGTTAGTGTAGCTATTAAACATACCAACCCATGTGGAGTAGGAATAGGAAAAGATAGTTTAGAAGCTTATAAAAAATGCTATGAAGCTGATAAAGTATCTATATTTGGTGGAATAGTAGGAATAACTTCTACTGTTGATGCTAAAACTGCAAGGATGATGAATGATATATTTTTAGAAATAGTAGTAGCTTATGATTATACAGACGAAGCATTAGATATATTAAAAGAAAAGAAAAACCTTAGAATTTTAAAGTTAGCTAAAATAGAAAAGAGTTTACAACCATATGATATGAAATACCTTGATGGAAAATTACTAATACAAGATAGAAACAACACTTTAGCACAAAAATGTGAAGTGGTGACAGATGTTAAGCCAAGTGAAAGTCAATTAATAGATATGGAATTTGGTATGAGAGTAGTTAAAAATATGAAGTCAAATGCAATAGCTATAGTTAAAGATGGTCAGACTTTAGCTCTAGGATGTGGTCAAACTTCAAGAATATGGGCATTAAAAAATGCTTTAGAAAATAATAAAGATAAAGATTTCAAAGGAGCAGTCCTTGCATCAGATGCATTCTTCCCATTTAGTGACTGTGTAGAATTAGCACATGAATATGGAATAGATGCAATAGTTCAACCAGGAGGTTCTATGAAAGATCAAGAATCTATAGATGCTTGTAATAAAAATCAAATGACTATGGTGTTTACGGGTATAAGACATTTCAAACACTAG
- the purN gene encoding phosphoribosylglycinamide formyltransferase gives MLNIGVLVSGGGTNLQSIIDGTKFGNIKGNVNVVISNKENAYALQRAKHNDIDAIYETNEDKIIEILKKYKVDLVVLAGYLKIISPKFVSEFKDKIINIHPSLIPSFCGGGYYGEKVHQAVIDYGVKFTGATVHFVDEVADNGPIIMQKTVEVKQDDDAKTLSKRVLEVEHKILNESIRLFCENKLSIQGRRVFINE, from the coding sequence ATGTTAAACATAGGAGTATTAGTATCTGGTGGAGGGACTAATTTACAATCAATCATTGATGGAACTAAATTTGGAAACATCAAAGGTAATGTTAATGTTGTGATATCAAATAAAGAGAATGCCTATGCTCTACAAAGAGCAAAGCATAATGATATAGATGCTATATATGAAACTAATGAAGATAAGATTATAGAAATATTAAAAAAGTATAAAGTTGACTTAGTAGTTCTAGCAGGATACTTAAAGATAATAAGTCCTAAGTTTGTATCAGAATTTAAAGATAAGATTATAAATATACATCCATCATTAATACCATCATTTTGTGGTGGAGGCTATTATGGAGAAAAGGTGCATCAAGCTGTCATAGATTATGGAGTTAAATTTACAGGCGCAACAGTTCATTTTGTAGATGAGGTTGCGGATAATGGGCCAATAATAATGCAAAAAACAGTTGAAGTTAAGCAAGATGATGATGCTAAAACATTATCTAAAAGAGTATTAGAAGTTGAGCATAAAATATTAAATGAAAGTATAAGGTTGTTCTGCGAAAATAAATTAAGTATTCAGGGGAGGAGAGTGTTTATAAATGAGTAA